A genomic window from Halobellus ruber includes:
- a CDS encoding ZIP family metal transporter — translation MIPELFVEWFGTNPVVHGLVGGLVIAGMNLLGASLIFVWRDPSERALDGTLGFAAGVMLAAAFTSLIVPGIENYSGGNPIPVLVGVLLGAAALDRSDGLVPHAHYLLTGQRRPDAADPDADLSVTDERLTPVVLFILAITLHNVPEGLAVGVGFGTGDVAGAIPLMLAIGIQNVPEGLAVSVAAVNAGLDRRAYAVLTGIRSGVVEIPVAVLGAYAVGAVSALLPYAMGFAAGAMLFVISDEIIPETHAGGHERIATLGTIVGVVVMLYLDISLG, via the coding sequence GTGATTCCCGAGCTGTTCGTCGAGTGGTTCGGGACAAACCCGGTCGTCCACGGCCTGGTGGGCGGGCTGGTGATCGCGGGGATGAACCTCCTCGGCGCGTCGCTGATCTTCGTGTGGCGCGACCCCTCGGAGCGGGCGCTCGACGGCACGCTGGGCTTCGCGGCCGGGGTGATGCTCGCGGCGGCGTTCACGAGCCTCATCGTCCCGGGGATCGAGAACTACTCCGGCGGCAACCCGATCCCGGTACTCGTCGGGGTGTTGCTCGGCGCGGCCGCGCTGGACCGCTCCGACGGCCTGGTTCCACACGCCCACTACCTCCTGACGGGACAGCGCCGGCCGGACGCCGCCGACCCCGACGCGGACCTCTCGGTCACCGACGAGCGGCTCACCCCGGTGGTGCTTTTCATCCTCGCGATCACCCTCCACAACGTCCCCGAGGGGCTGGCCGTCGGCGTCGGGTTCGGGACCGGCGACGTCGCGGGCGCGATCCCGCTGATGCTCGCGATCGGGATCCAGAACGTCCCCGAGGGGCTTGCGGTCTCGGTGGCCGCGGTCAACGCGGGGCTCGACCGCCGAGCGTACGCCGTCCTCACCGGGATCCGGTCCGGGGTGGTGGAGATCCCGGTGGCGGTGCTCGGCGCGTACGCGGTCGGCGCCGTGTCAGCACTTTTACCCTACGCGATGGGCTTTGCCGCGGGGGCGATGCTGTTCGTCATCAGCGACGAGATCATCCCGGAGACCCACGCGGGCGGCCACGAGCGGATCGCCACGCTCGGGACGATCGTCGGCGTCGTGGTAATGCTGTACCTGGACATCTCCCTGGGGTAA
- the cca gene encoding CCA tRNA nucleotidyltransferase, with protein MADAEAYGHVIEAIRRRVTPDGTERAAMRDAVARLSERIESEVAELPVDADVVQVGSTARGTWLAGDRDIDLFVRFPPDLDRELLERYGLAVGNAVLPDGHEEYAEHPYVTGEFEGFDVDLVPCYAVEDAAAPQSAVDRTPHHNAYLRARLDDDVAGEVRVFKQFLKGIGAYGSDLRTRGFSGYLSELLVLEYGDVESLLSAAAGWQPPVTFDPADHATESHDDPLVMVDPTDPARNVAAVCSAANVARLQHYARAFLNDPRTAVFEPREPDPLDAAAVRSHVNRRGTSPVAVVFDAPDIVDDQLFPQLRKSLSGVRDELDRRGFGPIRATTFADDRAVLFVELAHRRLPRIERHEGPPVHVREHAEGFYGTYAGSNAADDGDADSDRDAGDGGDASPITYGPFVDGDRYVVERERGFADAAAFLRSEELFGVGLGARVETQLQEGYEVLVGEAVAELAPEFGRPLADYFDPRP; from the coding sequence ATGGCCGACGCCGAGGCGTACGGACATGTGATCGAGGCGATCCGCCGGCGCGTCACCCCCGACGGGACCGAGCGGGCGGCGATGCGCGACGCCGTGGCCCGGCTCTCCGAGCGCATCGAGTCGGAGGTGGCGGAACTCCCGGTCGACGCCGACGTCGTTCAGGTGGGGTCGACCGCCCGCGGGACGTGGCTCGCCGGCGACCGCGACATCGACCTCTTCGTCCGGTTCCCGCCGGATCTCGACCGCGAACTGCTGGAACGCTACGGGCTGGCGGTCGGGAACGCGGTGCTGCCCGACGGTCACGAGGAGTACGCCGAACACCCGTACGTCACCGGCGAGTTTGAGGGGTTCGACGTGGACCTCGTCCCGTGTTACGCGGTCGAGGACGCCGCCGCCCCACAGTCGGCGGTCGACCGGACGCCGCACCACAACGCCTACCTTCGAGCGCGGCTCGACGACGACGTCGCCGGCGAGGTCCGGGTGTTCAAGCAGTTCCTCAAGGGGATCGGCGCCTACGGCAGCGACCTCCGAACCCGCGGCTTTTCGGGGTATCTCTCTGAGCTGCTCGTCCTCGAATACGGCGACGTCGAGTCGCTGCTTTCGGCGGCCGCGGGGTGGCAGCCGCCGGTGACCTTCGACCCCGCAGATCACGCGACGGAGTCCCACGACGACCCGCTGGTGATGGTAGACCCCACGGACCCGGCGCGGAACGTTGCGGCGGTATGTTCGGCGGCGAACGTCGCGCGGCTCCAGCACTACGCCCGGGCGTTCCTCAACGACCCCCGGACGGCGGTGTTCGAGCCCCGGGAGCCCGACCCACTGGACGCCGCGGCGGTCCGGAGCCACGTCAACCGTCGCGGCACGTCGCCGGTCGCGGTCGTCTTCGACGCCCCCGACATCGTCGACGACCAGCTGTTCCCCCAACTCCGGAAGTCGCTGTCGGGCGTCCGCGACGAACTCGACCGCCGCGGGTTCGGGCCGATCCGCGCGACGACCTTCGCCGACGACCGGGCGGTGCTGTTCGTGGAACTCGCCCACCGGCGGCTCCCGCGGATCGAGCGCCACGAGGGGCCGCCGGTTCACGTTCGGGAGCACGCCGAAGGGTTCTACGGGACGTACGCCGGCAGCAACGCTGCTGATGACGGTGATGCGGACAGCGACCGCGACGCCGGCGACGGGGGCGACGCCAGCCCGATAACCTACGGCCCGTTCGTCGACGGCGACCGGTACGTGGTCGAACGGGAGCGTGGCTTCGCCGACGCCGCCGCGTTCCTCCGCTCGGAGGAACTGTTCGGCGTCGGGCTCGGCGCCCGGGTCGAAACGCAACTGCAGGAGGGATACGAGGTCCTCGTCGGGGAGGCGGTCGCCGAACTCGCCCCCGAGTTCGGGCGGCCGCTGGCCGACTACTTCGACCCGCGACCCTGA
- a CDS encoding winged helix-turn-helix domain-containing protein has product MTTDEPADDHDAERTDDTGADEGIGIDVSSEDGESGVGARERLEREADRAVSEFDEGLVDLLAWLLDTETRARIYVYLRQQPGSTSEEVANGTGLYPSTVREALADLHDEGTVTRRKREHDGAGNNPYEYTAIAPSDLVRNVAEQVQSELNTVFNLDNRLGGDDEAASGGDEAPVSITVDEKHTAEDADDAGAADDDHDNSAA; this is encoded by the coding sequence ATGACGACAGATGAGCCAGCGGACGACCACGACGCGGAACGGACGGACGATACCGGGGCCGACGAGGGGATCGGCATCGACGTGAGTAGCGAGGACGGCGAGTCCGGCGTCGGCGCCCGCGAGCGGCTGGAACGCGAGGCCGACAGGGCGGTCTCGGAGTTCGACGAGGGACTCGTGGACCTGCTGGCGTGGCTGCTCGACACCGAGACACGTGCCCGGATCTACGTCTACCTGCGGCAGCAGCCGGGTTCGACCAGCGAGGAGGTCGCCAACGGCACGGGACTGTACCCCAGCACCGTCCGCGAGGCGCTCGCGGACCTCCACGACGAGGGGACCGTCACGCGCCGGAAGCGCGAGCACGACGGCGCGGGGAACAACCCCTACGAGTACACCGCCATCGCGCCGAGCGATCTGGTGCGGAACGTGGCCGAGCAGGTCCAGTCGGAACTGAACACCGTGTTCAACCTGGACAACCGCCTCGGCGGCGACGACGAGGCGGCGTCAGGCGGCGACGAGGCACCCGTCAGCATCACTGTCGACGAGAAGCACACAGCCGAGGACGCCGACGACGCCGGCGCTGCGGACGACGATCACGACAACAGCGCCGCGTAA
- a CDS encoding NOP5/NOP56 family protein gives MSGQNPGDSGWFRYGDPNDAESAATAITERTAEQPQNWPAEAVRAGFVEDEDEYYDALHDATVRATREAVQERETATEQQLQYTIAAMDDAERTANEIAERVVEWAGSLADSRSEGEGRAPDIPGGVDGARAVAAWTPETPAEERVVSLAERAVDLDAERAELRSFVESQAPAVAPNLAEMAGPVLAARLLSLAGGLESLAKKPAGTVQVLGAEDALFAHLRGRGSSPKHGVIFTHEHVRGTHPDNRGSAARALAGKLAIAARIDHYAGEFRQSVHDDLADRMATIRDREVGE, from the coding sequence ATGAGCGGCCAAAATCCCGGAGATTCCGGGTGGTTTCGATATGGAGATCCCAACGACGCCGAATCGGCGGCGACAGCAATAACCGAGCGAACGGCCGAACAGCCGCAGAATTGGCCGGCCGAAGCGGTCCGCGCAGGATTCGTAGAGGACGAAGACGAGTATTACGACGCCCTCCACGACGCGACCGTCCGAGCCACACGGGAGGCCGTACAAGAACGAGAAACGGCAACCGAACAACAATTACAGTATACTATTGCGGCTATGGACGACGCCGAACGCACCGCAAACGAGATCGCCGAACGCGTCGTCGAGTGGGCGGGGTCGCTGGCCGACAGCCGATCCGAGGGGGAGGGCCGCGCCCCCGACATCCCCGGCGGCGTCGACGGCGCCCGCGCGGTCGCCGCGTGGACGCCCGAGACGCCCGCCGAGGAGCGGGTTGTTTCCCTCGCCGAGCGCGCCGTCGACCTCGACGCCGAACGCGCCGAGTTGCGGTCGTTCGTCGAGTCGCAGGCCCCCGCGGTCGCGCCGAACCTCGCGGAGATGGCCGGCCCAGTGCTTGCGGCGCGGCTGCTCTCGCTGGCCGGCGGCTTGGAGTCGCTGGCGAAAAAGCCCGCGGGGACCGTGCAGGTGCTCGGCGCGGAGGACGCGCTGTTTGCGCACCTTCGCGGTCGCGGCTCGTCGCCGAAACACGGCGTCATCTTCACCCACGAGCACGTCCGCGGCACCCACCCCGACAACCGGGGATCGGCCGCGCGGGCCCTCGCGGGGAAGCTCGCGATCGCCGCCCGGATCGATCACTACGCCGGCGAGTTCCGACAGTCGGTCCACGACGACCTCGCGGACCGGATGGCGACAATCCGCGACCGGGAGGTCGGAGAATGA
- a CDS encoding glutamate--cysteine ligase produces MELGSADAFDRMGTLGVEEEFYIVDQHARPTSGIQDLVYDHPPTGILADRIDHELFQFTIETQTPTIEDVSSVDGAVREVREALVDHAADHGYRIAAAGLHPTAKWRELDHATKPRYQSQLERIQYPQHRNTTSGLHVHVGVDDPDKATWIANELRWYLPPLLALSANSPFWCGFDTGLASARAKIFEALPNTGMPTRFEDYAAYDRFERLMVERGSIEDRGELWYDVRPHTGHGTVEVRTPDVQTDPERTIAFVEYVHALVEDLAARYEDGESPTTLRREFLDANKWRAMRYGRDAEFTTPDAADTVTVEEFVAAETDRLGVDGLTRLLAAESGAVRQRRIHREEGFDALCESLCID; encoded by the coding sequence ATGGAGCTAGGGTCGGCGGACGCCTTCGACCGGATGGGCACGCTCGGCGTCGAGGAGGAGTTCTACATCGTCGACCAGCACGCGCGCCCGACGTCGGGGATCCAGGATCTCGTCTACGACCACCCGCCAACCGGGATCCTGGCGGATCGGATCGACCACGAGCTGTTCCAGTTCACGATCGAGACGCAGACGCCGACAATCGAGGACGTGAGTTCGGTCGACGGGGCCGTCCGTGAGGTCCGCGAGGCGCTGGTCGACCACGCCGCCGACCACGGCTACCGGATCGCCGCCGCGGGGCTGCACCCGACCGCGAAGTGGCGCGAGCTCGACCACGCCACCAAGCCGCGGTACCAGTCCCAACTCGAACGGATCCAATACCCCCAGCACCGCAACACCACCTCGGGGCTCCACGTCCACGTCGGCGTCGACGACCCCGACAAGGCCACCTGGATCGCAAACGAGCTCCGGTGGTATCTCCCGCCGCTGCTGGCGCTTTCGGCCAACTCCCCCTTTTGGTGCGGCTTCGACACCGGGCTGGCCTCCGCGCGGGCGAAGATCTTCGAGGCGCTGCCCAACACCGGGATGCCGACCCGGTTCGAGGATTACGCGGCATACGACCGCTTCGAGCGGCTGATGGTGGAACGTGGATCGATCGAGGATCGCGGCGAACTCTGGTACGACGTCAGGCCGCACACCGGCCACGGGACCGTGGAGGTACGGACGCCCGACGTCCAGACCGACCCCGAGCGGACAATCGCGTTCGTGGAGTACGTCCACGCCTTGGTCGAGGACCTCGCGGCCCGGTACGAGGACGGCGAGTCGCCGACGACGCTCCGCCGGGAGTTCCTCGACGCCAACAAGTGGCGGGCGATGCGCTACGGCCGCGACGCCGAGTTCACTACCCCCGACGCCGCGGACACGGTGACCGTCGAGGAGTTCGTCGCCGCCGAGACCGACCGGCTGGGCGTCGACGGGCTCACGCGGCTGCTTGCGGCCGAAAGCGGCGCGGTCAGGCAACGCCGCATCCACCGCGAGGAGGGGTTCGACGCGCTGTGTGAGTCGCTCTGTATCGACTGA
- a CDS encoding L-aspartate oxidase, producing the protein MDSSRNGDGRMPPEYDTVEVSVLIIGAGAAGARAAIELAERGVDDVLVLGKRGHGDAHTTWARGGINGALGTRDPEDDWTIHAADTLKEGHFLNDPAKVETVTEQMPERLRELDEWGMDYSRTDDGGIDQRYFGAQSYRRTAFAGDHTGESMLDTLVGRARDLGVPHRENVMITKLAADGDRVYGAVGFDMDTGEFVVFNAGAVVLAAGGYAAIYDRHTSREDENNGDGPALAYDAGASLMDMEFVQFHPTGMAVDGSDPEWAPWSGRLVTEAVRGEGGRLYNTDGERFMRRYSPDQMELDARDVVARAIAQEVSEGRGTENGGVYLDVSHRDAGFIRERLPRMYERFQDLGVDMAEEPVEVAPTAHYGMGGVAVDGHGETDVTDLFAIGETMAGVHGANRLGGNSLAETVAYGVVAGRRVADRIEGPGTMPERVVTGLVEPHLSELAALANADGTYDVDALIAELRECLWTHAGIRRDEATLSSGLDAVDRIRGKAADVAVGPVTSRSFEYAIDLGVMMTSAEAVLRGALERTESRGAHYRTDYPDSDPTWQHNIHYRRADIGGMATDTQPVATPSEAVQAALDAGHELDYHQLE; encoded by the coding sequence ATGGATAGTTCCCGGAATGGAGACGGGCGGATGCCGCCTGAGTACGACACGGTCGAGGTGTCCGTACTGATCATCGGCGCCGGCGCCGCCGGTGCGCGCGCGGCGATCGAACTCGCAGAGCGGGGGGTCGACGACGTCCTGGTACTCGGGAAGCGGGGCCACGGCGACGCCCACACCACTTGGGCGCGCGGCGGGATCAACGGGGCGCTCGGAACCCGCGACCCGGAGGACGACTGGACGATCCACGCCGCGGACACCCTGAAGGAGGGGCACTTCCTCAACGACCCTGCGAAGGTCGAGACGGTGACCGAACAGATGCCCGAGCGTCTCAGGGAACTCGACGAGTGGGGGATGGACTACTCCCGCACCGACGACGGCGGGATCGATCAACGGTACTTCGGCGCGCAGTCGTACCGCCGGACGGCGTTCGCCGGCGACCACACCGGCGAATCGATGCTCGACACGTTGGTCGGCCGGGCTCGGGACCTCGGCGTTCCCCACCGGGAGAACGTGATGATCACGAAGCTCGCCGCCGACGGCGACCGCGTGTACGGGGCTGTCGGGTTCGATATGGACACCGGCGAGTTCGTGGTGTTCAACGCCGGAGCGGTCGTGCTCGCGGCCGGCGGCTACGCGGCGATCTACGACCGCCACACGTCGCGCGAGGACGAGAACAACGGCGACGGCCCGGCCCTGGCGTACGACGCCGGGGCGTCGTTGATGGACATGGAGTTCGTCCAGTTCCACCCGACGGGGATGGCCGTCGACGGGAGCGACCCCGAGTGGGCGCCGTGGAGCGGCCGGCTGGTCACCGAGGCCGTCCGCGGGGAGGGGGGCCGCCTCTACAACACCGATGGCGAGCGGTTCATGCGGCGGTACTCGCCCGACCAGATGGAGTTGGACGCCCGGGACGTGGTCGCACGCGCCATCGCACAGGAAGTCTCCGAGGGCCGAGGGACCGAGAACGGCGGCGTGTACCTCGACGTCTCCCACCGCGACGCCGGATTCATCCGGGAACGGCTCCCGCGGATGTACGAGCGGTTCCAGGATCTCGGGGTCGATATGGCCGAAGAGCCGGTCGAAGTCGCGCCGACTGCCCACTACGGAATGGGGGGAGTGGCCGTCGACGGCCACGGGGAGACCGACGTCACGGACCTCTTTGCGATCGGGGAGACGATGGCGGGCGTCCACGGCGCAAACCGGCTCGGCGGCAACTCGCTGGCCGAAACCGTCGCCTACGGCGTCGTCGCCGGGCGCCGGGTCGCCGACCGGATCGAGGGACCCGGCACGATGCCGGAACGGGTGGTTACAGGCCTCGTCGAGCCGCACCTCTCGGAGTTGGCCGCACTCGCAAACGCCGACGGGACGTACGACGTGGACGCCCTCATCGCGGAACTCCGGGAGTGTCTGTGGACGCACGCCGGGATCCGTCGGGACGAGGCGACGCTGTCGTCGGGTCTCGACGCCGTCGACCGGATCCGGGGGAAGGCGGCTGACGTGGCCGTCGGCCCGGTCACGAGCCGGTCGTTCGAATACGCGATCGACCTCGGAGTTATGATGACGAGCGCGGAGGCCGTGCTGCGCGGTGCCCTCGAGCGAACCGAATCCCGCGGGGCACACTACCGGACCGACTACCCCGACTCCGACCCCACGTGGCAGCACAACATCCACTACAGGCGGGCCGACATCGGCGGGATGGCGACGGACACCCAACCGGTCGCGACCCCGAGCGAGGCCGTGCAGGCGGCACTGGACGCCGGCCACGAGCTGGACTACCACCAGCTGGAGTAG
- a CDS encoding fibrillarin-like rRNA/tRNA 2'-O-methyltransferase: MSTDLPPGIQRRRFDGRERLATRGEPVYGEPQDEEGWRAWDAGRSKLGAMLELELNLGFAGDDGVLYLGAASGTTVSHVADFAGPTYAVEFAPRPTRDLLAVADARPNLFPLLKDARAPETYAHVVEAGLEYVVQDVATRGQATVALRNRRFLAPDGRLVAAIKARSEDVLEDPDDVFSDVLDDLREGYAITDTRRLDRFHDDHLAVVAEPRADDGRS, encoded by the coding sequence ATGAGCACAGACCTCCCGCCGGGGATCCAGCGGCGGCGGTTCGACGGCCGCGAGCGGCTCGCGACGCGGGGCGAGCCCGTGTACGGCGAGCCACAGGACGAGGAGGGTTGGCGGGCGTGGGACGCCGGCCGGTCGAAGCTCGGCGCGATGCTGGAACTGGAGTTGAACCTGGGGTTCGCGGGCGACGACGGCGTCCTCTATCTGGGTGCGGCCTCCGGAACCACGGTCTCCCACGTCGCGGACTTCGCGGGGCCGACCTACGCCGTCGAGTTCGCGCCGCGGCCGACTCGGGACCTCCTTGCCGTCGCCGACGCCCGCCCGAACCTCTTTCCGCTCCTGAAGGACGCCCGGGCGCCCGAGACCTACGCCCACGTCGTCGAGGCCGGGCTCGAGTACGTCGTCCAGGACGTCGCGACCCGCGGGCAGGCTACCGTCGCCCTCCGGAACCGCCGCTTCCTCGCGCCCGACGGCCGGCTGGTGGCCGCGATCAAGGCCAGAAGCGAGGACGTCCTCGAAGACCCGGACGACGTCTTTTCGGACGTCCTCGACGACCTCCGTGAGGGCTATGCGATCACTGACACCCGGCGGTTGGACCGGTTCCACGACGATCACCTCGCGGTCGTCGCCGAGCCGCGGGCCGACGACGGGCGGTCGTAG
- a CDS encoding universal stress protein: MSDDDRYRAVLDVAVELASGLGQKLYVTHLVRDAEASAEERTFRDEIRTYLSDTAVPVEINLEYLDRGSFRSGTAVGKQLGDFTTDVGVDHIVLGHRSKDRLSAIREGHTGFVVAEEAAVPVTIVPEAVTS; this comes from the coding sequence GTGAGCGACGACGACCGGTATCGGGCGGTGCTCGACGTTGCGGTGGAGTTAGCTTCCGGACTCGGGCAGAAGCTATACGTGACGCACCTCGTCCGGGATGCAGAGGCGTCCGCGGAGGAGCGCACGTTTCGGGACGAGATCCGGACGTATCTCTCTGACACCGCCGTCCCGGTCGAGATCAACCTGGAGTACCTCGATCGGGGGAGCTTCCGATCGGGCACGGCGGTCGGGAAACAGCTCGGCGATTTCACGACGGACGTCGGCGTCGACCACATCGTGCTCGGCCACCGCTCGAAGGACCGGCTGTCGGCGATCCGTGAGGGTCACACGGGATTCGTCGTCGCAGAGGAGGCGGCGGTCCCGGTGACCATCGTTCCCGAGGCGGTCACGTCGTGA